A portion of the Fulvia fulva chromosome 1, complete sequence genome contains these proteins:
- a CDS encoding beta-tubulin, with the protein MREIVHLQTGQCGNQIGAAFWQTISGEHGLDGSGVYNGTSDLQLERMNVYFNEASGNKYVPRAVLVDLEPGTMDAVRAGPFGQLFRPDNFVFGQSGAGNNWAKGHYTEGAELVDQVLDVVRREAEGCDCLQGFQITHSLGGGTGAGMGTLLISKIREEFPDRMMATFSVMPSPKVSDTVVEPYNATLSVHQLVENSDETFCIDNEALYDICMRTLKLNNPSYGDLNHLVSAVMSGVTTCLRFPGQLNSDLRKLAVNMVPFPRLHFFMVGFAPLTSRGAHSFRAVTVPELTQQIFDPKNMMAASDFRNGRYLTCSAIYRGKVSMKEVEDQIRNVQNKNTAYFVEWIPNNVQTALCSIPPRGLKMSSTFVGNSTSIQELFKRVGDQFTAMFRRKAFLHWYTGEGMDEMEFTEAESNMNDLVSEYQQYQEASVSEGEEEYDEEAPLEGEE; encoded by the exons ATGCGTGAGATC GTCCACCTCCAAACCGGCCAGTGT GGCAACCAAATAGGTGCTGCATTCTGGCAGACCATCTCCGGCGAACATGGCCTCGACGGCTCCGGCGT GTACAATGGCACGTCTGATCTCCAGCTCGAGCGCATGAACGTTTACTTCAACGAG GCATCCGGCAACAAGTATGTCCCACGTGCCGTCCTCGTCGACTTGGAGCCAGGTACCATGGACGCCGTCCGTGCTGGTCCATTCGGTCAGCTCTTCCGCCCAGACAACTTCGTCTTCGGCCAATCCGGTGCCGGGAACAACTGGGCAAAGGGTCACTACACCGAGGGTGCCGAGCTTGTCGACCAGGTCCTCGATGTCGTCCGCCGTGAAGCTGAGGGCTGCGACTGCCTCCAGGGTTTCCAGATTACCCACTCCCTCGGTGGTGGTACCGGTGCCGGTATGGGTACGCTCTTGATCTCCAAGATCCGTGAGGAGTTCCCAGACCGCATGATGGCCACCTTCTCCGTCATGCCATCACCAAAGGTCTCCGACACCGTCGTCGAGCCATACAACGCGACCCTCTCCGTCCACCAGCTTGTCGAGAACTCGGACGAGACCTTCTGTATCGACAACGAGGCGCTGTACGACATTTGCATGCGCACTCTCAAGCTCAACAACCCATCATACGGCGACTTGAACCACCTTGTCTCCGCCGTCATGTCTGGTGTGACCACCTGCTTGCGTTTCCCAGGTCAGCTCAACAGCGATCTCCGCAAGTTGGCTGTCAACATG GTGCCATTCCCACGTCTCCACTTCTTCATGGTCGGGTTCGCACCACTCACCAGCCGCGGCGCTCACTCCTTCCGCGCCGTCACCGTTCCAGAGCTCACCCAGCAAATCTTCGACCCCAAGAACATGATGGCCGCCAGCGACTTCCGCAACGGCCGTTACCTCACTTGCTCGGCTATCTACCGAGGAAAGGTTTCTATGAAGGAGGTTGAAGACCAGATCCGCAACGTGCAGAACAAGAACACCGCCTACTTCGTCGAGTGGATTCCAAACAACGTCCAGACCGCCCTTTGCTCGATCCCACCACGCGGCCTCAAGATGTCGTCCACCTTCGTCGGCAACAGCACTTCCATCCAGGAGCTCTTCAAGCGTGTCGGTGACCAGTTCACTGCCATGTTCAGGCGCAAGGCTTTCTTGCATTGGTACACTGGTGAGGGTATGGACGAGATGGAGTTCACTGAGGCTGAGTCCAACATGAACGATCTTGTTTCCGAGTACCAGCAGTACCAGGAGGCATCCGTCTCTGAGGGTGAGGAGGAGTACGATGAGGAGGCTCCCCTTGAGGGCGAGGAGTAG
- a CDS encoding putative ubiquitin fusion degradation protein, translating into MPPSQRVTRSAAARLSADGDSISNQQQSPTTTAAGSPPASTTTSSSSTKRKRKAAPQPSPPATERKTKRPRGSNAAATNPDADQEQPEPVEAPKRGKKRAASAAMSSAGSAGPSQKNCERKTDMDRPSSDNTSAETSPQQAPRDSSRRKSSRRKSKEDPTASTSGASSRKSRKGSRKDQDVVMKDVDEKGKEPKEDADDDEEQSRQDAGTGAEGSEEPSRRQIQDEIDAMERGEDPFATGYLSRFAGHHGLSSSLRALSGIVSGTNSRLRGLLERLRAKDDPSMQLIALQDLSELLLVSNEDNLAGHFAPDQYVKELVTLMQPNDFTGEENPEVMLLACRCIANMMEALPAATASVVYGRAVPILCQKLLEIHYIDLAEQALSTLEKISVEFPSSIVREGGLTACLTYLDFFATGTQRTAVTTAANCCRNIPEDSFPTVRDVMPILLGTLSSSDQRVVEQASLCVARIIDSFKYHEGKLEELISPELLRAILRLLLPGSTNMIGPNIHTQFLRVLSITARASPRLSVELFKMNVVDTLYQILTGVSPPAGTDGVAAKIDKNVIMQSIIRTPREQIFETLNVVCELLPTVSPENLTFLDDLQDAGYTGSESVSMSTRSKTSPNDKRVELLKECTEEVKRFAVILFPTLMHAYTSTVNLSVRQKVLTAQLKMLSNLETGILEEALQGVTYASHLAGILTQQENSSLVTYALQAAELLLKRLELVYRPQFYREGVIAEVTKLADRPMAPGPTPADLSQPAPDLLPPPPPEVDEQPGDIDQDEEDDEQQAIEVDVAGEATDEDDNAQDENEPHEDNENDEDDEDDEDREAQRVHSDDSELPPTRHRRIPNLQDIITLRSKRFMEAHGDEGSEEMRSKATKVLDDIKSVSSKLQSCYNSADKQGGLSLYRQLARYFRGDALEGITSYELLTSGIVDTLLELFASEDEDVSQSAQADFLEAFMGTSIDTNLATGASESPSTAFSILIYKLQELLSRAEHFEVITVHHNAFESNRGSAASMLAKQLRLKLVAGEESGIPRAYRNIMVSIHAIATFKALDDYLRPRISLSERPRGARREGGISSAMAAYAAAMAGRGDRSAPPIPSLPSLGRSLPARPSNKLPPRTKSSKSDSNGEASKPEDAAARSLRRSTRRQSGQPSAAPDAEPDAPTEDKNDLQEALEAADEAHISDEDDDDDVDADLDALVDDLEEGGLEQDVADPGAVNIEAAGTGKVTARTEDGARVSTPTAQGVPTPTGRDRMSAIARLAAAREMLSTPTSSRPGMSYASALQATPQDWHIEFSVNGQPISSETTIYRACHFNQAQGDELSARNIWSATHSISFKRVSGPPPADRATPTVTTTASSSTDLPPSLDNHPVTSSILRLMSILHELNANPDDVVHDAKSAVKLNAEPQSQFVNTKLTAKLNRQLEEPLIVASQCLPSWSEDLARLYPFLFPFETRHLFLQSTSFGYSRLMSRWQSSQSESESRRHRDDRPFLGRMQRQKVRISRGRILESALKVMELYGSSSSMLEVEYFEEVGTGLGPTLEFYSTVSKEFSKKKTKLWRENESFENDEFAFGKRGLFPAPMNEETSRNENGQRVLHLFKMLGKFVARSMLDSRIIDISFNPTFFRIGDSTAVAPSLGAVATVDEDLAKSLKMLKKYATTKQRIDEDIQLSAAQKLQKTQQIRVNDAKVEDLGLGFTLPGYPDIELLPHGSTIDVTIDNVDLYIKKVIDFTLGAGIEKQVEAFRAGFSQVFPYSATKAFTPDELVMLFGRVDEDWSLETLMDSIKADHGFNLDSKSVRNLLQFMSELPAPTRRDFLQFITGSPKLPIGGFKALTPMFTVVCKPSEPPYTSDDYLPSVMTCVNYLKMPDYSSLDILKEKLNVAIKEGQGAFHLS; encoded by the exons ATGCCTCCAAGTCAGCGTGTTACTCGCTCCGCTGCTGCGAGGCTCTCCGCCGACGGCGACAGCATAAGTAACCAGCAGCAATCGCCCACCACCACCGCGGCCGGCTCACCACCCGCTTCCACCACCACCTCCTCATCCTCCACCAAACGCAAGCGCAAGGCCGCCCCGCAGCCATCACCGCCAGCGACAGAACGCAAGACTAAGCGTCCACGAGGCAGCAACGCCGCAGCCACCAACCCCGACGCCGACCAGGAGCAGCCAGAACCAGTCGAGGCTCCGAAGAGAGGCAAGAAGAGAGCGGCATCCGCCGCTATGTCAAGTGCTGGGTCTGCAGGTCCGTCGCAGAAGAACTGCGAGCGGAAGACTGACATGGACAGGCCATCTTCCGACAACACATCCGCGGAGACGTCACCACAGCAGGCTCCACGCGACTCGTCACGGCGCAAGTCGAGCCGCCGCAAGTCGAAAGAAG ATCCTACCGCATCCACATCTGGAGCATCATCGAGGAAGTCACGCAAGGGCTCGCGAAAAGATCAAGATGTGGTCATGAAGGACGTTGATGAGAAGGGCAAGGAGCCGAAGGAAGATGCAGACGACGATGAGGAGCAATCACGACAAGACGCAGGCACCGGAGCTGAAGGCAGCGAGGAACCCTCTCGGAGACAGATACAAGATGAGATCGATGCCATGGAGCGGGGAGAGGATCCATTCGCTACGGGTTATCTCTCTCGCTTTGCTGGCCACCATGGTCTGTCTAGCAGTCTGCGAGCATTGAGTGGCATCGTGTCAGGTACCAACAGCCGTCTGCGTGGCCTGCTGGAACGACTTCGAGCCAAGGATGATCCGTCGATGCAGCTTATTGCGCTACAAGACTTGTCAGAGCTACTTCTGGTCTCGAACGAAGATAACCTCGCCGGCCACTTTGCACCAGATCAGTACGTCAAGGAGCTGGTGACACTGATGCAGCCCAACGACTTCACTGGCGAGGAGAATCCGGAGGTCATGCTGCTTGCATGCCGCTGCATTGCCAACATGATGGAGGCTCTGCCTGCTGCGACTGCGAGTGTGGTTTATGGCAGAGCTGTGCCCATTCTCTGCCAGAAACTGCTCGAGATCCACTACATCGATCTGGCCGAGCAAGCCCTCAGCACACTGGAGAAGATATCAGTCGAGTTTCCATCGTCGATTGTCAGAGAAGGAGGCCTGACAGCTTGCCTGACATATCTTGACTTCTTCGCCACCGGCACTCAGCGTACGGCAGTCACCACAGCCGCCAACTGCTGCCGCAATATTCCGGAAGATTCATTCCCGACAGTTCGCGATGTGATGCCTATCCTCCTTGGTACACTTTCGAGCAGCGATCAACGCGTGGTGGAGCAGGCATCGCTCTGCGTGGCTAGAATTATCGACAGCTTCAAATACCATGAAGGCAAGCTTGAAGAACTGATCAGCCCAGAGCTGCTTCGCGCAATTCTGCGACTTCTGCTGCCAGGCTCGACCAACATGATCGGACCAAACATCCACACGCAATTCCTTCGTGTTCTCTCCATCACTGCTCGTGCCAGTCCACGACTTTCCGTTGAGCTGTTCAAGATGAATGTCGTTGACACACTCTACCAAATCCTGACTGGTGTCTCACCGCCAGCTGGCACTGATGGTGTCGCCGCAAAGATCGACAAGAATGTCATCATGCAGTCGATCATCCGCACCCCACGCGAGCAAATCTTCGAGACACTCAATGTCGTCTGCGAGCTACTTCCTACAGTATCGCCAGAGAACTTGACATTCCTTGATGACTTACAAGATGCCGGCTACACAGGATCAGAGTCGGTCTCGATGTCTACTCGCTCGAAGACTTCACCCAACGACAAGAGAGTCGAGCTTCTCAAGGAGTGCACCGAAGAGGTCAAGCGCTTCGCAGTCATCCTCTTCCCTACTCTGATGCATGCGTACACCAGCACGGTGAACCTCAGTGTACGGCAGAAGGTCTTGACTGCACAGCTGAAGATGCTGTCCAACCTGGAGACCGGCATCCTCGAGGAGGCTCTACAAGGTGTCACGTACGCTTCCCATCTCGCGGGCATATTGACTCAGCAAGAGAACTCTTCCTTGGTGACATACGCACTGCAAGCCGCCGAGCTGCTCTTGAAGCGCCTGGAATTGGTCTATCGTCCACAGTTTTACAGAGAAGGTGTCATTGCCGAGGTCACGAAACTCGCCGACCGTCCCATGGCACCTGGGCCCACGCCAGCTGATCTGTCCCAGCCAGCCCCAGACCTGCTTCCTCCGCCACCACCTGAGGTTGACGAACAGCCTGGTGATATCGACCAAGACGAGGAAGATGATGAACAGCAAGCTATCGAGGTTGACGTAGCAGGCGAGGCGACCGACGAGGATGACAATGCGCAAGACGAGAACGAGCCGCACGAAGACAACGAGAACGATGAGGATGACGAAGATGATGAGGATCGTGAAGCCCAGAGAGTGCACTCCGATGACTCGGAACTTCCGCCAACAAGACATCGTCGCATCCCCAACCTGCAGGACATCATCACACTTCGCTCCAAGCGCTTCATGGAAGCACATGGTGATGAAGGTAGTGAGGAGATGCGAAGCAAGGCGACAAAAGTGCTCGATGACATCAAGTCTGTCTCCAGCAAGCTCCAGTCCTGCTACAATTCGGCAGACAAGCAGGGCGGGCTCTCCCTGTACAGGCAGCTGGCAAGATACTTCCGTGGTGATGCACTCGAGGGCATTACGAGCTACGAGCTGCTCACGTCCGGCATTGTGGACACACTCCTCGAGCTATTCGCGTCTGAAGATGAGGATGTTTCACAGAGTGCACAAGCAGACTTCCTGGAAGCATTCATGGGCACTTCCATTGATACCAACCTTGCAACCGGCGCATCAGAATCGCCTTCAACGGCGTTCAGTATCCTCATTTACAAACTGCAGGAGCTGCTTAGCCGTGCTGAGCACTTTGAGGTGATCACAGTTCACCACAACGCTTTCGAGAGCAACAGAGGCAGCGCCGCGTCCATGCTAGCGAAGCAGCTTCGCCTGAAGCTGGTGGCCGGCGAGGAGTCTGGTATTCCCCGTGCTTATCGCAACATCATGGTCTCGATTCACGCCATTGCTACCTTCAAAGCACTTGATGACTATCTCCGGCCACGCATCAGTCTTTCGGAGCGTCCACGTGGCGCTCGCCGTGAGGGAGGCATCTCTAGTGCGATGGCGGCGTATGCAGCGGCAATGGCAGGCCGTGGAGACAGATCTGCACCGCCGATACCATCACTGCCTTCTTTGGGCCGCTCTCTTCCTGCTCGCCCATCGAACAAGTTGCCGCCACGCACGAAGTCATCAAAATCAGATTCAAATGGCGAGGCTAGTAAGCCAGAAGACGCTGCAGCTCGTTCGCTCCGTCGCTCGACACGAAGACAATCCGGCCAGCCATCGGCTGCTCCTGACGCGGAACCCGACGCTCCAACGGAAGACAAGAACGACTTGCAGGAGGCTCTCGAGGCTGCAGACGAGGCGCACATCTCAGATGAGGATGATGACGACGATGTAGATGCGGATCTCGATGCTCTCGTTGACGACCTCGAAGAGGGCGGGCTGGAGCAAGATGTCGCTGATCCTGGTGCTGTGAACATTGAGGCTGCGGGCACTGGTAAGGTCACTGCCCGAACAGAAGATGGCGCACGCGTAAGCACACCTACAGCACAAGGTGTACCGACACCGACTGGCAGAGACAGAATGTCGGCAATCGCCAGACTCGCCGCTGCTCGAGAGATGCTTTCCACGCCAACATCATCTCGACCTGGAATGTCTTATGCTTCAGCACTTCAGGCGACTCCACAAGATTGGCACATCGAATTCAGTGTCAATGGTCAGCCAATCTCCAGCGAGACCACCATCTACCGTGCTTGCCACTTCAACCAAGCTCAAGGTGACGAGTTATCAGCACGCAACATCTGGTCTGCTACGCACAGCATCTCTTTCAAGCGTGTCTCTGGACCACCTCCCGCTGATCGGGCGACACCTACCGTAACGACTACGGCTTCCAGTAGCACCGACCTCCCACCATCGCTCGACAATCACCCGGTGACTTCCAGCATTCTGCGACTTATGAGCATACTGCACGAGCTCAACGCCAACCCAGACGACGTTGTGCACGACGCAAAGAGCGCGGTGAAGCTCAACGCTGAGCCGCAATCTCAATTTGTCAACACAAAGCTCACCGCTAAGCTCAACCGCCAGCTGGAAGAACCCCTCATTGTTGCTAGCCAGTGTCTGCCCAGCTGGAGTGAGGACCTGGCCCGTCTATATCCTTTCCTGTTTCCCTTCGAGACACGCCACCTCTTCTTGCAGTCAACATCGTTTGGCTACAGCCGGCTCATGTCTCGTTGGCAGAGCAGCCAATCCGAGAGTGAGTCTCGTCGCCACCGCGATGATCGGCCATTCCTTGGCAGAATGCAGCGTCAAAAGGTCAGAATATCTCGCGGCCGTATTTTGGAGTCTGCTCTCAAAGTCATGGAGCTCTATGGGTCGTCCTCGAGTATGCTGGAAGTGGAATACTTTGAGGAAGTCGGCACTGGTCTTGGACCTACCCTGGAGTTCTACTCGACCGTGTCGAAGGAGTTTTCCAAGAAGAAGACGAAGCTTTGGCGTGAGAATGAGTCGTTCGAGAACGACGAGTTTGCGTTCGGCAAGCGTGGCCTGTTCCCAGCGCCCATGAACGAGGAGACTTCGCGCAACGAGAACGGCCAGCGCGTCTTGCACCTCTTCAAGATGCTTGGCAAGTTCGTCGCTCGTTCAATGCTCGACTCACGCATCATCGATATCTCTTTCAACCCGACCTTCTTCCGCATTGGAGACTCCACCGCTGTGGCACCTTCCCTTGGCGCCGTCGCAACGGTTGACGAAGACCTTGCCAAGTCGCTGAAGATGCTGAAGAAGTACGCCACTACCAAGCAGCGCATTGATGAAGACATTCAATTGTCTGCAGCCCAGAAGCTTCAGAAGACTCAGCAGATTCGCGTCAATGACGCCAAAGTCGAGGACCTCGGTCTCGGATTCACGCTGCCAGGTTATCCTGACATCGAACTTCTGCCACACGGATCGACCATCGATGTGACTATCGACAATGTGGATCTGTACATCAAGAAGGTCATTGACTTCACCTTGGGAGCCGGTATCGAGAAGCAAGTTGAAGCCTTCCGGGCTGGCTTCTCGCAAGTCTTTCCCTACTCGGCTACAAAGGCCTTTACACCAGATGAGCTCGTCATGCTCTTCGGTCGTGTTGACGAGGACTGGTCGTTGGAGACTCTGATGGACTCTATCAAGGCCGATCACGGTTTCAACCTGGACAGTAAGAGCGTGCGCAACTTGCTGCAGTTCATGTCCGAGCTGCCAGCACCGACCCGTCGTGACTTCCTGCAATTCATCACGGGTAGTCCGAAGCTGCCTATTGGAG GCTTCAAAGCTCTTACGCCCATGTTCACCGTCGTCTGCAAGCCAAGCGAACCACCATACACATCCGACGACTACCTCCCCAGCGTCATGACTTGCGTCAATTACCTCAAGATGCCAGACTACAGCTCGCTGGATATACTCAAGGAGAAGCTGAACGTTGCGATCAAGGAAGGCCAGGGTGCTTTCCATCTTTCCTAG
- a CDS encoding Hydroxyacid-oxoacid transhydrogenase, mitochondrial, which translates to MAAIRIAQSQRQRAVNLLRTINSGTCLCPAHSNPGAPHHHGHVNPYAGKVRSLATPVDLSRQKEYAFEMAASSIRFGPGCTKEVGMDFANLGAKKVMVVTDGVVERLDAMKQVVEGLEREGIKYEVYNKVKVEPKDYSIREAIDAAKPYQPDAFLAVGGGSVMDTAKLMNLYTTFPEAEFLDFVNAPLGKGMPIRSKLKPLIAVPTTAGTGSETTGTAIFDLVDKKSKTGIAHRNLKPTLGICDPINTRTMPSAVHASSGLDVLCHSLESWTAIPYHERIPRPTNPINRPAYQGANPISDIFSLQALRDTVKYLPRAVKDPDDWEAQSKMLLAATLAGVGFGNAGVHLCHGMSYPISSQNPGYQHSGYEVDHPIIPHGVSVAVSAPAVFKFTGPSNPERHLAAAECFGVDISNVKKESAGEVLSEALANFLVNLGDQPRGLKHLGFGNSHIETLVEGTLPQARVLMLAPNLDTSGGQEEREQLTRLFEDAMEY; encoded by the exons ATGGCCGCCATAAGAATAGCCCAATCCCAACGGCAACGCGCCGTGAACCTCCTCCGCACCATCAACTCCGGCACCTGCTTGTGCCCGGCCCACTCCAACCCCGGAGCGCCACACCACCATGGGCATGTCAACCCTTACGCTGGCAAGGTGCGATCGCTGGCCACGCCGGTGGATCTGAGCCGGCAGAAGGAGTATGCGTTTGAGATGGCGGCGAGTTCTATCCGGTTTGGACCCGGGTGTACGAAGGAGGTTGGGATGGATTTTGCGAATTTGGGGGCCAAGAAGGTCATGGTAGTGACGGATGGTGTGGTGGAGAGGCTGGATGCTATGAAGCAGGTTGTCGAGGGGTTGGAGAGGGAGGGGATTAAGTATGAGGTTTATAATAAGGTGAAAGTGGAGCCGAAGGATTATTC GATAAGGGAAGCTATTGATGCGGCGAAGCCGTATCAGCCTGATGCGTTTCTGGCAGTGGGAGGTGGAAGTGTCATGGATACGGCGAAACTCATGAACTTGTACACGACCTTTCCCGAGGCTGAGTTTCTGGACTTTGTCAATGCGCCACTGGGGAAGGGAATGCCAATCCGGTCGAAGCTGAAGCCTCTGATTGCTGTGCCGACAACAGCAGGAACTGGGTCCGAGACGACTGGAACTGCCATCTTCGATCTGGTTGACAAGAAGTCAAAGACTGGCATCGCTCACCGTAACTTGAAGCCCACCCTCGGAATATGCGATCCCATCAACACCCGAACCATGCCCTCCGCCGTCCATGCCTCCTCCGGTCTCGATGTCCTCTGCCACAGCTTAGAGTCCTGGACTGCCATCCCCTACCACGAGCGCATCCCACGCCCAACCAACCCCATCAACCGCCCAGCCTACCAAGGCGCCAACCCCATCTCCGACATCTTCTCCCTCCAAGCCCTCCGCGACACCGTCAAGTACCTCCCCCGCGCCGTCAAGGATCCCGACGACTGGGAAGCACAATCGAAAATGTTGCTAGCCGCCACCCTCGCCGGTGTAGGTTTCGGCAACGCAGGCGTTCACCTTTGCCATGGCATGTCCTACCCCATCTCCTCCCAGAACCCGGGCTACCAACACTCCGGCTACGAAGTCGACCACCCCATCATCCCCCACGGCGTCTCCGTCGCCGTCAGCGCCCCCGCCGTCTTCAAGTTCACTGGCCCTTCGAACCCGGAGCGTCATCTTGCCGCGGCGGAATGCTTCGGCGTCGACATCTCCAACGTGAAGAAGGAGAGTGCGGGAGAAGTGCTCTCAGAGGCTCTGGCGAACTTCCTTGTCAACCTTGGCGATCAGCCGAGAGGTCTGAAGCATCTGGGCTTCGGCAACAGTCATATCGAGACTCTCGTTGAGGGAACTTTGCCACAGGCTAGAGTGCTGATGTTGGCGCCGAATTTGGATACGAGTGGTGGGCAGGAGGAGAGGGAGCAGCTTACGAGGTTGTTTGAGGATGCTATGGAGTATTAA